In Mammaliicoccus sp. Marseille-Q6498, the genomic stretch TTTGAAATAGCATATAATTCGTCCCAGTCTGTTCTTGAAGTAGCAATTTTACCTAAAAAAGTTAATTTTCTTGCTAAATCCATACCATTTGTTAAGCTTGCTCCAACTCCCATAATTTCAATTAAAGAAGCATGACTTATTAAATGCACAGCTTTTATTAAGTCATCATCTTCTAAATTATCTATAGTTCCTTTTAAGTTATTTATATTTTCTTGCATAAAATTTTTAATTTCTACATCAAAGTTATTATCATCTTTATTTTGTATCGTAGAAGATTGATTTTGAATAATAGCATATTTCAATTCTCTATAACCTTCATATCCCAATTTTTGTGATGTTCTAGATATTGTAGCAGTAGAAACATATACTTCTCGAGAGATATCATCAATACTCATCGAAGATATTTTTTGATACTTATT encodes the following:
- a CDS encoding MurR/RpiR family transcriptional regulator, producing the protein MEQNSIIGSLQKKKSTLSELEKRVLDFILNKYQKISSMSIDDISREVYVSTATISRTSQKLGYEGYRELKYAIIQNQSSTIQNKDDNNFDVEIKNFMQENINNLKGTIDNLEDDDLIKAVHLISHASLIEIMGVGASLTNGMDLARKLTFLGKIATSRTDWDELYAISNNMTENDLAICMSSSGETTHVINYAKRLKNNNVPILAIVSNRDSQLAKLSTITLVAKTNHLYIGDVDLSSRHSALFIIDLLLMMYAKNN